Proteins encoded together in one Rossellomorea sp. y25 window:
- a CDS encoding Stp1/IreP family PP2C-type Ser/Thr phosphatase encodes MKTVYFTDKGKVRQLNEDSAGVFVNHHGDHLAVVADGMGGHRAGDVASGLTISILKDLWEKTEKFHTADEAENWLKTTINEVNKEVYTYSQSNSECEGMGTTLVGAICTSLFATIVNIGDSRGYILNENGFHQLTEDHTLVNELVRSGEISKEDAEHHPRKNVILRAIGTEASITMDIKTIMFEEEDVILLCSDGLSNKVSQKEMKEILVHDNSLENKGESLVHLANEYGGEDNITVVIVEFAAETESG; translated from the coding sequence GTGAAAACTGTTTATTTTACGGACAAAGGGAAAGTGCGTCAACTAAATGAAGATAGTGCCGGGGTATTTGTGAATCATCACGGCGATCATTTAGCTGTTGTAGCAGATGGAATGGGGGGCCACCGAGCAGGAGATGTTGCTAGTGGGCTCACCATTTCGATCTTAAAGGACTTATGGGAGAAAACCGAAAAATTTCACACCGCTGATGAAGCCGAAAATTGGTTAAAAACAACTATTAACGAAGTAAACAAAGAAGTATATACTTATTCTCAATCCAATTCGGAGTGCGAGGGAATGGGAACGACTCTTGTCGGAGCCATTTGCACCTCATTATTTGCAACCATTGTTAATATTGGTGACAGCAGAGGATATATTCTGAACGAAAATGGTTTTCATCAGCTAACAGAAGACCATACACTTGTGAATGAATTAGTTAGAAGCGGTGAAATTTCGAAAGAGGATGCAGAGCATCATCCAAGAAAAAATGTAATACTTAGAGCGATAGGTACGGAAGCTTCAATTACGATGGATATTAAAACGATAATGTTTGAAGAAGAAGACGTTATTTTATTGTGTTCAGACGGTCTTTCTAATAAAGTCTCCCAAAAAGAAATGAAAGAGATATTGGTTCATGACAACTCCCTAGAAAATAAAGGAGAGTCGCTTGTTCATTTAGCCAATGAATATGGCGGTGAGGATAATATTACCGTAGTAATTGTTGAGTTTGCCGCTGAAACGGAAAGCGGGTGA
- the pknB gene encoding Stk1 family PASTA domain-containing Ser/Thr kinase, with protein MMEGKRISGRYRIIKLIGGGGMANVYLAHDVILDREVAIKMLRIDFANEEEFIKRFQREAQSATSLTHPNIVSIYDVGEEDDLYYIVMEYVHGMTLKQYIQQHSPVHVDKAIDIMKQLTLAMSHAHQNHIVHRDIKPHNILLDEDGNVKITDFGIAMALSATSITQTNSVLGSVHYLSPEQARGGMATKKSDIYSLGIVMFELLTGRLPFSGESAVSIALKHLQSETPSLRRWNPDIPQSVENIVLKATAKDPFRRYESLEDMDEALSSALDPDRMNEPKFAVPLDDEATKAIPVITDQKAYSNLDDTIVHHHSDTDKLQTKPTPPVQEGKKNGKKKNKKGTPKKKSKKKWPILIISLFFLLILLGVAAVTFVPELLGPKEIQVPDVVEKDQTEAISTIVSEGFVVGETKKQSHETIPEGFVIKTNPKAGRMANEGSAIDIYVSTGKEKVRVEDYVGKNFEEVSSELEEKGFTVEKEEEFNESEPAGTITDQDPSPGVEVVADETTITFTVSKGTEKFDLESLVGFDQTALDKYEASKEINIIVQSEVFSDEVEEGRVISHKPVADTPISKGEDVYVIMSKGPEPPKEVPTKEFTEEMTIPYTKDNGDPQVVDIFIEDKNKKIEDSDELISIYEDTTITMKFTLEEGTVGKYRILVDEKEYKTGTVEYPKEE; from the coding sequence ATGATGGAAGGAAAGCGCATCAGTGGGCGTTACAGAATCATTAAACTAATCGGCGGCGGAGGGATGGCCAACGTTTATTTAGCTCATGATGTGATTTTGGATCGTGAAGTGGCTATTAAAATGCTCAGAATCGATTTTGCCAATGAAGAGGAATTCATTAAACGATTCCAACGAGAAGCCCAATCTGCTACTAGCTTGACACATCCGAACATTGTGAGTATATACGATGTAGGAGAAGAAGACGATCTATACTATATTGTCATGGAATATGTTCATGGCATGACCTTAAAGCAATACATACAGCAGCATTCACCTGTTCATGTAGACAAAGCGATCGATATTATGAAGCAGTTAACCTTAGCGATGTCTCATGCTCATCAGAATCATATCGTTCACCGTGATATTAAGCCTCACAATATCCTGCTTGATGAAGATGGAAATGTGAAGATCACGGATTTCGGGATCGCGATGGCTCTTAGTGCCACTTCGATCACCCAGACCAATTCAGTCCTGGGATCGGTCCATTACCTCTCCCCTGAACAGGCGAGGGGCGGCATGGCCACAAAGAAATCAGATATCTACTCACTTGGAATCGTCATGTTTGAATTGTTAACGGGCAGACTCCCATTCTCTGGGGAATCAGCGGTTTCGATTGCTTTAAAACACTTGCAATCTGAAACTCCTTCTCTACGAAGATGGAATCCGGATATTCCACAGAGTGTTGAGAATATCGTATTAAAGGCAACGGCTAAAGACCCATTCAGACGGTATGAAAGCCTCGAGGATATGGACGAGGCATTGAGCTCAGCCTTGGACCCGGACCGGATGAATGAACCGAAATTCGCCGTTCCCCTTGATGACGAGGCAACAAAGGCCATTCCGGTCATCACCGATCAAAAGGCTTATTCGAATCTAGACGATACGATTGTTCACCATCATTCGGATACAGACAAATTACAAACGAAGCCAACTCCTCCCGTTCAAGAGGGGAAGAAGAACGGAAAGAAGAAAAATAAGAAGGGAACACCTAAGAAAAAGAGTAAAAAGAAGTGGCCGATTCTTATTATTAGTTTATTCTTTTTGCTTATTCTTTTAGGAGTTGCTGCTGTTACTTTCGTTCCTGAGCTGCTGGGGCCAAAGGAAATTCAGGTGCCCGATGTGGTCGAAAAAGATCAGACTGAAGCCATTTCCACCATCGTTTCAGAGGGGTTTGTCGTCGGAGAAACAAAAAAACAATCCCATGAAACGATTCCTGAAGGTTTTGTAATCAAGACCAACCCAAAGGCAGGACGGATGGCGAATGAAGGATCGGCTATAGATATCTATGTTAGTACAGGTAAAGAAAAAGTTCGAGTAGAGGACTATGTAGGAAAGAATTTTGAAGAGGTGTCCTCTGAACTTGAAGAAAAAGGATTCACGGTAGAGAAAGAAGAAGAGTTCAATGAATCCGAACCTGCTGGAACAATCACCGACCAGGATCCATCTCCTGGAGTAGAAGTCGTGGCAGATGAAACGACGATAACCTTTACCGTGAGTAAGGGAACTGAAAAGTTTGATTTAGAAAGCTTGGTAGGTTTCGATCAAACTGCACTTGATAAATATGAAGCTTCAAAGGAAATAAATATCATTGTACAGAGTGAAGTGTTTTCAGATGAGGTTGAAGAAGGTAGGGTGATTTCTCATAAGCCTGTGGCAGATACTCCTATTAGTAAGGGTGAGGATGTTTACGTTATCATGTCTAAGGGTCCTGAGCCACCGAAGGAAGTACCGACCAAGGAGTTTACAGAGGAAATGACCATTCCTTATACCAAGGACAATGGAGATCCTCAAGTAGTGGATATTTTTATTGAGGACAAGAATAAAAAGATTGAAGATAGTGACGAACTCATCAGCATTTATGAGGATACGACCATTACAATGAAGTTCACATTGGAAGAAGGAACTGTTGGGAAATATCGCATTCTCGTTGATGAAAAAGAGTATAAAACAGGTACTGTCGAGTATCCTAAAGAAGAATAA